One window from the genome of Kaistella carnis encodes:
- a CDS encoding leucyl aminopeptidase family protein — translation MTINLTNSPSIETNQKFTFLTEEQWQKEKANFSHNFDGLFSAKKDETFILLQDGLVHFLIGLGADPKNFEIREAAEKFSYDFRKKIKVESTFIKTENFNTDQIENLVKGLYLGTYEYPFKEEHSFFNDNFSLKLISFSDEDLKELEIKTQAICEGQFACMEWLNKPQNFKRVPHISGFLNEISTKYNFKQTVFDRKKSEEVGLGAFLSVNQGSSQEAAFTILEYHSENQNAKTVGLVGKCVLFDTGGISIKGSENLHYMKSDMGGATAVIGTLIAAAEIKLPVNIIAILPITDNAVSNTAYIPSDVVTAYNGKTIEVLNTDAEGRMTLADGLSYLSKNYKTEVLIDLATLTGSSVRTFGDTCGAYFSNSDELKKSLEKSADKTNQRLWNLPLWDIWEKDFKSDVADFKNISSKPVGGCIIAGKFLEQFIEGHPKWAHLDIAGVAFGGVRYMKGYGATGYGVQLLMDYLETFSEEN, via the coding sequence ATGACAATTAATCTTACCAATAGTCCATCAATCGAGACAAATCAAAAATTCACTTTTTTAACCGAAGAACAATGGCAAAAAGAAAAAGCAAACTTCAGCCATAATTTCGACGGTTTATTTTCCGCAAAAAAAGACGAAACTTTTATTCTTCTTCAAGATGGTTTAGTTCACTTTTTAATAGGTTTAGGAGCGGATCCAAAGAATTTTGAAATTCGGGAAGCTGCGGAAAAATTCAGTTATGACTTTCGAAAAAAAATTAAAGTAGAAAGTACTTTTATCAAGACCGAAAACTTTAATACTGATCAAATTGAAAACTTAGTAAAAGGTTTATATCTTGGAACTTACGAATATCCCTTTAAAGAAGAGCATTCTTTCTTTAATGATAATTTTTCTTTAAAATTGATTTCATTTTCAGACGAAGATCTAAAGGAATTAGAAATTAAAACTCAAGCAATTTGCGAAGGACAATTTGCCTGCATGGAATGGCTGAACAAACCTCAAAATTTTAAAAGAGTTCCGCATATTTCTGGATTTTTAAATGAAATTTCCACAAAATATAATTTCAAACAAACTGTTTTCGACCGCAAAAAATCTGAGGAAGTAGGACTTGGAGCATTTCTTTCTGTAAATCAGGGAAGTTCGCAGGAAGCCGCTTTTACCATTTTAGAATATCATTCTGAAAATCAAAATGCAAAAACCGTTGGTTTGGTTGGGAAATGTGTTCTTTTTGATACCGGCGGAATTTCAATTAAAGGTTCAGAAAACCTTCATTATATGAAATCCGACATGGGCGGTGCAACAGCGGTTATCGGAACTTTAATTGCCGCGGCAGAAATAAAACTTCCTGTAAACATTATTGCTATTTTACCGATTACCGATAACGCAGTTTCAAATACGGCGTATATTCCAAGTGATGTTGTAACAGCTTATAATGGGAAAACAATTGAAGTTTTAAATACGGATGCGGAAGGAAGAATGACTTTGGCAGACGGACTCTCCTACCTTTCTAAAAACTACAAAACAGAAGTATTGATTGATCTGGCAACCTTAACCGGCAGCTCCGTAAGAACTTTTGGAGATACTTGTGGTGCCTATTTCTCAAACAGTGATGAGCTGAAGAAATCTTTGGAAAAATCTGCTGATAAAACCAATCAAAGGTTGTGGAATTTGCCGCTTTGGGACATTTGGGAAAAAGATTTCAAGTCTGATGTTGCAGATTTTAAAAACATATCGTCTAAGCCGGTCGGTGGTTGTATCATCGCCGGAAAATTTCTGGAGCAGTTTATAGAAGGGCATCCTAAATGGGCGCATCTTGATATCGCAGGAGTTGCCTTTGGAGGTGTTCGCTATATGAAAGGTTATGGCGCAACTGGCTACGGAGTTCAATTATTGATGGATTATCTGGAAACTTTCTCCGAAGAAAATTAG
- a CDS encoding ATP-grasp domain-containing protein — MKEKTIVCISCYYKGYDFMDEMKKLGNKIILITSEKIKDKNWPWHAIDEVYYMSEKEPSVWDLDHLVQGFSHLLKRCKIDVVIALDDYDVEKAALIRETFRIPGMGQTTHRYFRDKLAMRQMAKDSQIEVPEYSSIFNDETVEEFADKVSPPWVLKPRSEASATGIIKITSKEELFKAIDNLVDKRHHFLLESFKPGDVFHVDSLVYNSEIVFVSASQYLSPPMEVSHEGGVFRSKTLGFSTAEFKALEQANHKVMKSFGLKNGATHTEFIRGKEDGKWYFLETSSRVGGAHIPDLVEASTGTNLWREWARIENAWLKNTDYKVAKPTEFFAGLIICLSKNKTPDYAEFKREEVYKILPMDYHIGLVYKSTDEEVIQQLLDETANKIREHYISIMPPKTKPTS, encoded by the coding sequence ATGAAGGAGAAAACGATTGTGTGTATTTCCTGCTATTACAAGGGGTATGATTTTATGGATGAGATGAAAAAGCTCGGCAATAAAATCATCCTCATTACTTCGGAGAAAATTAAAGATAAAAACTGGCCTTGGCATGCAATTGACGAAGTGTATTACATGTCAGAAAAAGAGCCTTCTGTCTGGGATTTAGACCATCTGGTTCAAGGTTTTTCTCATCTGCTGAAAAGGTGTAAAATTGATGTGGTCATTGCTCTGGATGATTATGATGTTGAAAAAGCCGCTTTAATTCGGGAGACTTTCCGTATTCCCGGAATGGGACAAACTACTCATCGATATTTTCGGGATAAGTTGGCCATGCGACAAATGGCAAAGGATTCACAAATTGAAGTTCCCGAATACTCCTCAATTTTTAATGATGAAACCGTAGAGGAATTTGCAGATAAAGTTTCGCCACCCTGGGTTTTGAAACCACGTTCTGAAGCTTCTGCTACTGGAATTATTAAAATAACATCCAAGGAAGAGCTTTTTAAAGCCATTGATAATTTAGTTGATAAAAGACATCATTTTCTTTTAGAAAGTTTTAAACCTGGCGATGTTTTCCATGTGGACAGTTTGGTTTACAACAGTGAAATTGTTTTTGTTTCGGCCTCACAATATCTTTCGCCGCCTATGGAAGTTTCGCATGAAGGTGGTGTTTTTCGGTCTAAAACATTAGGCTTTTCCACAGCTGAATTTAAGGCATTGGAACAAGCAAATCATAAAGTGATGAAAAGTTTCGGCTTAAAAAACGGCGCAACCCACACTGAGTTTATACGCGGTAAAGAAGATGGAAAATGGTATTTTCTGGAAACGTCTTCACGCGTTGGAGGTGCTCATATCCCTGATTTGGTAGAAGCTTCTACGGGCACCAATTTATGGCGGGAATGGGCAAGAATCGAAAATGCCTGGCTCAAAAATACTGATTATAAAGTCGCCAAACCTACAGAATTTTTTGCAGGTTTAATTATTTGTCTGTCTAAAAATAAAACGCCGGATTACGCCGAATTTAAACGGGAAGAAGTCTATAAAATCTTGCCAATGGATTACCACATTGGTCTTGTTTACAAGTCTACGGATGAGGAAGTCATACAACAGCTGTTAGATGAAACCGCAAACAAAATTAGGGAGCATTATATCAGTATCATGCCGCCCAAGACCAAACCGACTTCTTAA
- a CDS encoding alpha/beta hydrolase-fold protein: MPRIEHTDYYSNILGTSLKVEVTGHYGHPIIMFPTSQGQYTQNHDFKLNESINHFIDGGKVKLYNVATIDEYSFYDKNRSPSERIRNYEMYVQFLIQEYVPYIQKLHGVHRVAVAGASFGGYHASNFAFRFPDVVSHLFCLSGAFSIRNFMEGFNSETVYFNCPREFVVNDEAWKYQHMHIVLSTSDQDICLEQTKEMAGILSSKGIKYWYDEQKWINHDWPLWRMVFPKFIGRFFS; the protein is encoded by the coding sequence ATGCCAAGAATTGAGCACACCGATTATTATTCAAATATATTAGGAACTTCTTTAAAAGTAGAAGTAACTGGACATTACGGACATCCGATCATCATGTTCCCGACGTCTCAGGGTCAATATACACAGAATCATGATTTTAAATTAAATGAAAGCATTAATCATTTTATTGATGGGGGAAAAGTAAAACTTTATAATGTGGCGACCATTGATGAATATAGTTTTTATGATAAAAATAGATCTCCTTCAGAAAGGATTAGGAACTACGAAATGTATGTTCAGTTTTTGATTCAGGAATATGTACCTTATATTCAAAAGTTGCATGGTGTTCACCGTGTTGCAGTAGCCGGAGCAAGTTTCGGTGGTTATCACGCGTCAAATTTTGCTTTTAGATTTCCTGATGTGGTGTCGCATCTTTTTTGTCTGTCGGGCGCTTTTTCGATCCGTAATTTCATGGAGGGTTTTAACAGCGAAACCGTTTATTTTAATTGTCCACGCGAGTTTGTTGTGAATGATGAAGCTTGGAAATATCAACACATGCATATCGTTTTGAGCACTTCTGATCAAGATATCTGTTTGGAGCAGACCAAAGAAATGGCTGGTATTTTATCCTCGAAAGGAATCAAATATTGGTATGATGAACAAAAATGGATTAATCACGACTGGCCTCTCTGGCGAATGGTTTTCCCTAAATTCATCGGCCGGTTTTTCTCTTAA
- a CDS encoding ATP-grasp domain-containing protein, whose product MAKKVGILFGMEDTFPWAFIDKVNEMGKGEIVAEAVMIDKLEQGVDYGYAVIIDRISQDVPFYRAYLKNAALNGTYVINNPFWWSADEKFFNNALMTKLGIPLPKTVLLPSNDRPTNTTETSFRNLKFPHDWDYIFNYIGFPAYMKPHDGGGWKNVYRVENAEDMWNKLGETGQLVMMLQEEIFFEDYYRVYCLGKKYVHIMPYEPRNAPHLRYETTHKTEGKDREKLLKIIHDYTIKMNEALGYDFNTVEFAVKDGIPYAIDFCNPAPDADRNAVGEENFAWIVEHAAKLAIEKAKEYVPGKPNISWGKFVKDSFK is encoded by the coding sequence ATGGCAAAGAAAGTAGGAATTTTATTCGGCATGGAAGATACCTTTCCCTGGGCATTTATCGATAAAGTAAATGAAATGGGAAAAGGAGAAATTGTTGCAGAAGCAGTAATGATCGACAAGTTGGAGCAAGGTGTAGATTACGGTTATGCGGTGATCATTGACCGAATTTCTCAGGACGTTCCCTTTTACAGAGCATATTTAAAAAACGCTGCTTTGAATGGCACGTATGTAATTAATAATCCCTTTTGGTGGAGTGCAGATGAGAAGTTCTTCAATAATGCTTTAATGACAAAATTAGGAATTCCACTTCCGAAAACTGTTTTGTTGCCTTCAAATGACCGCCCGACCAACACCACAGAAACTTCTTTCAGAAACCTCAAATTTCCTCATGACTGGGATTATATTTTTAATTACATCGGATTTCCTGCATATATGAAACCGCACGACGGTGGCGGCTGGAAAAATGTTTATCGTGTAGAAAATGCCGAAGATATGTGGAATAAATTAGGAGAAACAGGACAGTTGGTGATGATGCTTCAGGAAGAAATATTTTTCGAGGATTACTACAGAGTTTACTGTTTGGGTAAAAAATATGTTCACATTATGCCATATGAACCAAGAAATGCTCCTCACTTACGATATGAAACTACCCATAAAACTGAAGGTAAAGACCGGGAGAAACTGCTGAAAATTATTCATGATTACACCATTAAAATGAATGAAGCTTTGGGTTACGACTTCAACACCGTAGAATTTGCGGTAAAAGATGGGATTCCGTACGCCATTGATTTTTGTAATCCGGCGCCTGATGCCGATCGCAATGCAGTGGGAGAAGAAAATTTCGCTTGGATCGTAGAACATGCTGCGAAACTTGCCATTGAAAAAGCAAAAGAATATGTTCCCGGGAAGCCGAATATTTCTTGGGGAAAATTTGTTAAAGATTCCTTTAAGTAG
- a CDS encoding carboxylate-amine ligase, with the protein MHQFTIGVEEEYQIIDAETRDLVSHVSKIIEGGKATLHENLKHEMHESVIEMETGICQNIAGVRAELEDLRKRLIKVAHENDLRVSGGGTHPFSNWKDNHITKDVRYDKIISDLGDAARSNLIFGLHVHIGIPNREEGVRIQNVMRYFLPHIYALSTNSPFWVGRNTGFKSYRQEVFAKFPRTGIPSYFSCAAEFDAYIDLMIRTGTIDNAKKIWWDLRVHPFYPTIEFRICDMPLRIDETVCLAAIMQSLVAKIYKLHEQNMSFRSYRRLLLNENKWRASKDGIHAHLIDFGKETSVPYVDLLKELLEFIDDVVDDLDCRSELEYAWEIMKNGTGADRQLRILEETGDLKAVVDYMISETEYGITYE; encoded by the coding sequence ATGCATCAGTTTACCATAGGAGTTGAAGAAGAATATCAAATTATCGATGCGGAAACCCGCGATTTGGTGTCGCACGTTTCAAAAATCATTGAAGGCGGAAAAGCCACATTGCATGAAAACTTAAAACATGAAATGCATGAATCTGTGATTGAGATGGAAACCGGGATCTGTCAAAATATCGCCGGCGTTAGAGCGGAATTAGAGGATCTCCGAAAGCGACTGATCAAGGTGGCGCACGAAAATGATTTGCGTGTTTCCGGCGGGGGAACTCATCCTTTTTCGAACTGGAAAGACAATCACATCACGAAAGATGTTCGCTATGATAAAATTATAAGTGATTTGGGTGACGCCGCGCGGTCAAATTTAATTTTTGGGCTCCATGTTCATATTGGGATTCCGAATCGCGAAGAAGGCGTACGAATTCAAAATGTGATGCGATATTTTCTGCCCCATATTTATGCACTTTCCACAAATTCTCCTTTTTGGGTGGGTCGAAATACAGGTTTTAAATCCTACCGTCAAGAAGTTTTTGCAAAATTTCCGCGTACCGGAATTCCAAGTTATTTTAGTTGTGCTGCAGAATTTGATGCCTACATCGATCTAATGATCAGGACCGGAACCATTGATAATGCAAAGAAAATCTGGTGGGATCTGCGTGTTCATCCCTTCTACCCTACAATCGAGTTTCGAATTTGCGATATGCCTTTAAGAATAGACGAAACCGTTTGTCTGGCTGCGATTATGCAAAGTCTTGTTGCAAAAATTTATAAACTCCATGAGCAGAATATGAGTTTTAGAAGCTACCGAAGATTGCTGTTAAATGAAAATAAGTGGCGTGCTTCTAAAGACGGAATTCACGCTCACCTGATTGATTTTGGAAAAGAAACTAGCGTTCCTTATGTTGATTTGTTGAAAGAGCTATTGGAATTTATTGATGATGTGGTTGATGATCTCGATTGTCGCAGTGAGTTAGAATATGCCTGGGAAATTATGAAAAACGGAACCGGTGCCGACCGACAACTCCGAATATTAGAAGAAACAGGTGACCTAAAAGCGGTGGTTGATTATATGATTTCTGAGACCGAATATGGTATCACCTATGAGTAA
- a CDS encoding type 1 glutamine amidotransferase — MKKIKIALLDMNNNHVNQGMRNIKEIAHHFQQNSEEDVTISVFDVRYKEEIPNIADFDIFISSGGPGNPHKEGYAWESKYADFLDQIWEHNKNAENKKFAFLICHSFQLASIHWRLGNICKRKSYSFGVMPIHKTRQGKEDFLLKNLPEPFYAVDSRAYQFIEPNYDKLKEMGMSVVALEKVRPHVRLERAVMAIRFSEEIFGTQFHPEANPYGMLENLKIESNRDAMIENYGVEKYLETVDRMDDPDKIVLTQTQILPRFLQHASEQIVKNLMMV, encoded by the coding sequence ATGAAAAAGATTAAGATCGCACTGCTGGATATGAATAACAATCATGTAAATCAGGGTATGCGGAATATAAAAGAAATAGCACACCATTTTCAGCAAAATTCTGAGGAAGACGTAACTATTTCTGTCTTTGACGTACGTTATAAAGAAGAAATTCCCAACATTGCCGATTTTGATATTTTTATTTCATCCGGTGGCCCCGGAAATCCTCACAAAGAAGGTTATGCGTGGGAAAGTAAGTACGCTGATTTTTTGGATCAAATTTGGGAACATAACAAGAATGCGGAAAATAAAAAATTCGCTTTTCTGATCTGTCACTCCTTCCAGCTTGCAAGTATTCATTGGCGGTTGGGCAATATCTGTAAAAGAAAATCATATTCCTTTGGTGTCATGCCTATTCATAAAACCCGACAAGGCAAAGAAGATTTTCTGCTGAAGAATTTGCCGGAACCTTTCTATGCAGTAGATTCCAGAGCGTATCAGTTTATAGAACCCAATTACGATAAATTGAAAGAAATGGGAATGTCTGTGGTGGCTTTGGAAAAGGTAAGACCTCACGTTCGACTGGAAAGAGCGGTGATGGCGATACGGTTTTCAGAGGAGATTTTCGGAACACAGTTTCACCCGGAAGCAAACCCTTATGGAATGCTGGAGAATTTAAAAATTGAAAGTAACCGCGATGCCATGATCGAAAATTATGGTGTTGAAAAATACCTGGAAACCGTCGACCGGATGGATGATCCAGATAAAATAGTGTTAACGCAGACTCAAATTTTACCTCGCTTTTTACAACATGCTTCGGAACAGATTGTTAAGAATTTAATGATGGTTTAG